One window of the Microplitis demolitor isolate Queensland-Clemson2020A chromosome 10, iyMicDemo2.1a, whole genome shotgun sequence genome contains the following:
- the LOC128668733 gene encoding uncharacterized protein LOC128668733, giving the protein MVRNYKSKNTHMSWNELAMAKAIEAVNQGEMGYLAASKAFGVPKTTLRRRSNFYKLNNDIEFVSSKGLPRKFTPVFSPVQESELVSYLKDLESRLFGLSSFEVRILAYQLAEKNQIKHPFVNGVAGEDWLQGFLKRNPTLSLRKPESTSAARAAGFNRIVIQNFFNLLKQIMEKYNLLPHRIFNVDETGCSSVPKTHGKIIVEKGKKQVGILTSAERGKNVTMELCVSASGQFLPPLFIFPRKRMKPNLLNNTIPGSWGLCHSSGWMQHDLFLQWFQWFVDQVKPTSEDPVLLILDGHTTHTNNLDVIDYARDHHVVILCLPPHCTHRLQPLDVSVMKPISSYYEQEVKKWLSEHPGRVVTPEVLPMLFSNALNKAAKPETIINGFRKTGIYPMNPDIFDSKDFAPADTTNSNKPPEEQSLENLTQSLSDLCKTDFIEGPEPEQQPEQQQLEQQELRQQEPEKPELQQQLEEPVIIPIASTSTGKPSLRPPSRYFRPQIIDESSDEEMEKSLTENITKTAASSKATMRQNTSKFYVTPYDIKPLPSRDSPPKKRRRGVTRILTSKQYRDELEEKKNNQKIKNIIAEKVTNKNKAPKIKKKKSSQKEDSDCHCLYCNGLYSESKESWIQCNNCKMWSHDSCASIEEDFSDEYTCDYCENN; this is encoded by the exons atggtgcgcaattataaatcaaaaaatactcATATGTCATGGAATGAATTGGCTATGGCAAAAGCTATCGAAGCAGTTAACCAAGGAGAGATGGGATATCTTGCTGCTTCAAAAGCGTTTGGAGTACCAAAAACCACTCTGAGACGCCGatccaatttttataaattaaacaatgatATAGAGTTTGTATCATCGAAAG ggCTACCCAGAAAGTTTACTCCAGTTTTTAGTCCTGTGCAAGAATCCGAACTTGTCagttatttaaaagatttagaAAGTCGATTATTTGGATTATCAAGCTTCGAGGTGAGAATCCTCGCTTATCAGCTcgctgaaaaaaatcaaattaaacaTCCATTTGTAAATGGAGTAGCTGGAGAAGATTGGCTGCAAGGATTTTTGAAACGTAACCCCACCTTATCGTTACGCAAACCTGAAAGCACATCAGCAGCACGGGCAGctggtttcaatcggattgtcattcaaaatttttttaacttactaAAACAGATTATGGAAAAATACAATCTACTTCCTCATCGTATTTTTAACGTAGATGAAACTGGCTGTAGTAGTGTCCCAAAAACTCACGGGAAAATCATTGTTGAGAAAGGAAAAAAACAAGTTGGAATTTTAACGTCAGCTGAGCGAGGTAAAAATGTGACAATGGAGCTTTGTGTTTCAGCTTCAGGACAATTTTTACCACCATTGTTCATTTTTCCTCGTAAGCGTATGAAACCCAACTTGTTGAATAATACAATCCCAGGAAGTTGGGGGCTTTGTCATTCCAGTGGCTGGATGCAACATGATCTCTTCTTGCAGTGGTTCCAATGGTTTGTTGACCAGGTTAAGCCAACTTCTGAAGATCCAGTGCTGCTGATTTTGGATGGGCATACGACACACACTAACAATTTAGATGTGATTGACTACGCTCGTGATCATCACGTTGTAATTCTTTGCTTGCCACCTCATTGCACTCACCGTTTACAACCATTGGATGTCAGTGTAATGAAACCAATATCTTCTTATTATGAgcaagaagtaaaaaaatggttATCAGAGCACCCAGGAAGAGTCGTCACGCCTGAAGTTCTGCCAATGCTGTTCAGTAATGCATTAAATAAAGCAGCAAAGCCTGAAACTATAATAAATGGTTTCCGAAAAACTGGAATTTACCCAATGAATCCAGATATTTTTGACTCAAAAGATTTTGCTCCTGCCGACACTACCAATAGCAACAAACCACCTGAAGAACAATCACTAGAAAATCTGACCCAAAGTCTGAGTGATTTGTGCAAGACAGATTTTATTGAAGGACCTGAACCCGAGCAACAACCTGAACAGCAGCAACTTGAGCAACAAGAGCTTAGACAGCAAGAGCCAGAAAAACCTGAACTGCAACAACAACTTGAAGAGCCAGTAATTATTCCAATTGCCTCCACCTCCACTGGTAAACCATCGTTGAGGCCCCCATCTAGGTACTTTAGACCACAAATTATTGACGAAAGCTCCGATGAAGAGATGGAAAAATCTCTTACTGAAAATATCACTAAAACTGCTGCATCATCCAAAGCAACGATGAGACAAAACACATCGAAGTTTTATGTAACACCTTACGACATCAAGCCATTGCCATCAAGAGACTCCCCGCCAAAAAAACGACGTCGAGGTGTGACGAGGATTTTAACCAGTAAACAATACCGTGATGAgttggaagaaaaaaaaaataatcaaaaaataaaaaatataatagcagAAAAAGTCACTAATAAAAACAAAgctccaaaaattaaaaaaaaaaaaagttctcaaaAAGAAGACAGTGATTGCCATTGCCTGTATTGTAATGGACTCTATTCTGAATCAAAGGAATCATGGATTCAGTGCAATAACTGCAAAATGTGGTCTCACGATTCCTGTGCAAGTATTGAGGAAGATTTTTCAGATGAATATACCTGTGATtactgtgaaaataattaa